Proteins found in one Myxococcota bacterium genomic segment:
- a CDS encoding MFS transporter — protein sequence MTTNRTLPTGGPFSAPSLRRQLQAVALVYVIEGFPMGIYAQVFGFYLRSHDAALSTLGILGAFSLAWSVKPLWSPWVERYGTRHDWIRGALLAMAVALVGVALLPATPVGMLLWGALALYCVASATSDIAIDAYTIGLIDRGQEGPANAVRMAAYRVGMILAGGGILFLPRWIGWSGAFLAAAGLSVVFALSLRWTPPVPLLPPEERRPVEALARWASRPGLPAVVLFVLLFRIGDKAMAPMVAPLWVDRGFSPEAYATFSSALGALATIAGAVVGGAWVSARGLVSALWWTGAFALLSNLVYAAAALPDSGPFAIYTAGAVESFTGGAVGAAFVAYLMRICEKEHAAVQYAALTGIYALAGSILAAASGWITEALDYAGYFALTAAFATPAFLFLPAAMRWLVYAPLPEAAAQDSGPASS from the coding sequence GTGACCACGAACCGAACGCTCCCGACCGGTGGACCGTTCTCCGCGCCGAGCCTGCGACGCCAGCTCCAAGCGGTGGCGCTCGTCTATGTGATCGAGGGCTTCCCGATGGGCATCTACGCCCAGGTCTTCGGCTTCTACCTGCGCAGCCACGACGCCGCGCTCTCGACCCTCGGGATCCTGGGCGCGTTCTCGTTGGCCTGGTCGGTGAAGCCTCTCTGGTCACCGTGGGTCGAGCGGTACGGCACCCGCCACGATTGGATCCGGGGCGCCCTCCTGGCGATGGCGGTGGCCCTCGTCGGCGTCGCGCTGCTGCCGGCCACTCCGGTGGGAATGCTCTTGTGGGGCGCCCTCGCCCTGTATTGCGTCGCGTCGGCAACCTCGGACATCGCCATCGACGCGTACACGATCGGGCTGATCGACCGTGGGCAGGAAGGGCCGGCGAATGCCGTGCGGATGGCGGCCTATCGAGTGGGAATGATCCTCGCCGGTGGCGGCATCCTGTTCCTGCCGCGCTGGATCGGCTGGTCGGGGGCGTTCCTGGCCGCCGCGGGACTGAGCGTGGTGTTCGCGCTGTCCTTGCGCTGGACGCCCCCGGTGCCCCTCCTTCCGCCCGAAGAGCGCCGGCCCGTCGAGGCCCTGGCGCGCTGGGCATCCCGGCCGGGTCTGCCGGCGGTCGTGCTCTTCGTGCTGCTGTTTCGCATCGGCGACAAGGCCATGGCCCCGATGGTCGCGCCGCTCTGGGTCGATCGGGGCTTCAGTCCCGAGGCCTACGCCACCTTCTCGAGTGCGCTCGGCGCGCTCGCCACGATCGCCGGCGCCGTCGTGGGAGGCGCATGGGTGTCGGCGCGCGGCCTCGTGTCCGCGCTGTGGTGGACCGGCGCCTTCGCGTTGCTATCGAACCTGGTCTACGCGGCGGCAGCCCTCCCCGATTCCGGCCCGTTCGCGATCTACACCGCCGGCGCCGTCGAGTCGTTCACGGGCGGCGCGGTAGGCGCCGCCTTCGTCGCCTACCTGATGCGGATCTGCGAGAAGGAGCACGCCGCAGTGCAGTACGCGGCGTTGACCGGCATCTACGCGCTGGCCGGTTCGATCCTCGCGGCGGCGTCGGGCTGGATCACCGAAGCCCTCGACTACGCCGGCTACTTCGCGCTCACGGCGGCATTCGCAACGCCGGCGTTCTTGTTCCTGCCGGCCGCGATGCGCTGGCTCGTCTACGCCCCGCTGCCCGAGGCCGCGGCTCAGGATTCGGGCCCGGCGTCCTCGTGA
- a CDS encoding PilT/PilU family type 4a pilus ATPase gives MDREKLYRLLRLGLEKGASDIHFQVGYLPLYRFNGDLVELRYKVLTEADTEAIAKLLMEDDPRVAEMDFDEIDLAYELPSEGRFRVNISRQRRCYNVVLRVIPLQIRSFEELNLPSVMRDLAQSRRGYVLVTGATGMGKSTTLATMIEEVNKIRKAKIVTIEDPIEFVFTHDKSIITQREVGTDTRTFPSALHSALRQDPDVIMVGEMRDLETVDTSLKAAETGHMVFSSIHTADAASTISRLVSFFPPEEQPTVRNRIADNLRAIVSLRLLPNKKGTARVPAVELMVSTRSIQECIKDPNKTHEITEYIGKARAEGMQTFDQHLLDLLRANKISVEVALSAASNPTDFKTKLAMEGGDPDSSGAVERVMDPMELDSDERF, from the coding sequence ATGGATCGGGAGAAGCTGTACCGCCTCCTGCGTCTGGGCCTCGAGAAGGGCGCCTCGGACATTCATTTCCAGGTCGGCTACCTGCCCCTCTATCGGTTCAACGGCGACCTCGTCGAGCTCCGCTACAAGGTGCTCACGGAAGCCGACACCGAAGCGATCGCGAAGCTCCTGATGGAGGACGACCCGCGTGTCGCCGAGATGGACTTCGACGAGATCGACCTCGCCTACGAACTGCCGAGCGAGGGTCGGTTCCGCGTGAACATCTCGCGCCAGCGACGCTGCTACAACGTCGTCCTGCGCGTGATCCCGCTCCAGATTCGCAGCTTCGAGGAGCTGAACCTTCCGAGCGTCATGCGCGATCTCGCCCAGAGTCGTCGCGGCTATGTCCTCGTCACCGGCGCCACCGGGATGGGCAAGTCCACGACCCTCGCGACGATGATCGAGGAAGTGAACAAGATCCGGAAGGCGAAGATCGTCACGATCGAAGACCCGATCGAGTTCGTCTTCACCCACGACAAGAGCATCATCACCCAACGCGAGGTCGGTACCGACACCCGCACGTTCCCGAGCGCCCTGCACTCGGCGCTCCGCCAGGACCCGGACGTGATCATGGTCGGCGAGATGCGCGACCTCGAAACCGTCGACACCTCGCTGAAGGCCGCCGAGACCGGCCACATGGTCTTCTCGTCGATCCACACCGCCGACGCGGCGTCCACGATCAGCCGTCTCGTGTCCTTCTTCCCGCCCGAGGAGCAGCCGACGGTCCGCAATCGGATCGCCGACAATCTCCGCGCGATCGTTTCGCTCCGCCTCCTGCCCAACAAGAAGGGCACGGCGCGGGTCCCGGCCGTCGAGCTGATGGTCAGCACGCGCAGCATCCAGGAGTGCATCAAGGACCCGAACAAGACCCACGAGATCACCGAGTACATCGGAAAGGCCCGCGCCGAAGGCATGCAGACCTTCGACCAGCACCTGCTGGACCTGCTGCGCGCCAACAAGATCTCCGTGGAAGTGGCGCTGTCGGCCGCTTCGAACCCGACTGATTTCAAGACCAAGCTCGCCATGGAAGGCGGGGATCCTGACTCCAGCGGCGCCGTCGAGCGGGTCATGGACCCGATGGAGCTCGACTCCGATGAGCGCTTCTAA
- a CDS encoding HAMP domain-containing sensor histidine kinase, which translates to MAKPEDPIQQLAAALRHGASQVAETAQGGVALVFAVGEAGPTDVRLRAAAGFATPEAAREAGTHAAPEVREALTEDPSARCAATTALLPGGTEILPLRSGDALHGALVVGYAEAPSDAVQAAVAARADEIAFRFEHAELQTEYAALRKQLDAGDEAAEKGDEVLRLSEALFAQDIELLRSNEKLGKIERLKNDFIEKMSRELRTPLNHIIEAIISVLTGEDATLSEAAKGALRTALDEGSSFLRTLQNILDLWRIKQSELPVEVQDVNFRELVDEAIFSVQDSLGDKPIRIETEIVEPFPRLRTDLAKLNQVLFLLLDNAAKFTPEGTIQIRGRVEDDRLEMTIEDDGIGICHDDQPYIFDEFYQVDEPSSQKYPGAGLGLTLVRDLVTLLDGEVSLQSDIGHGTTFTVEIPIQTA; encoded by the coding sequence GTGGCTAAACCCGAAGATCCGATCCAACAGCTCGCCGCGGCACTGCGCCACGGAGCCAGCCAGGTGGCCGAGACCGCCCAGGGCGGGGTCGCACTGGTGTTCGCCGTCGGCGAGGCCGGTCCCACCGATGTACGCCTCCGGGCTGCCGCGGGCTTCGCCACGCCGGAAGCCGCACGCGAAGCGGGGACCCACGCCGCACCCGAGGTGCGCGAGGCGCTGACCGAGGATCCGAGCGCGCGCTGCGCTGCGACGACGGCCCTGCTCCCTGGCGGCACCGAGATCCTGCCCCTGCGATCGGGGGACGCGCTCCACGGCGCCCTCGTCGTGGGCTACGCCGAAGCGCCCTCCGACGCCGTCCAGGCAGCGGTCGCTGCGCGCGCCGACGAGATCGCGTTCCGCTTCGAGCACGCGGAGCTCCAGACGGAATACGCCGCCCTGCGCAAGCAGCTCGACGCCGGCGACGAAGCCGCCGAGAAGGGCGACGAGGTCCTGCGCCTCTCGGAAGCCCTCTTTGCCCAGGACATCGAGCTCCTGCGGAGCAACGAGAAGCTCGGCAAGATCGAGCGCCTAAAGAACGATTTCATCGAGAAGATGAGCCGCGAGCTTCGCACGCCGCTCAACCACATCATCGAGGCCATCATCTCGGTGCTGACCGGTGAGGACGCGACGCTGTCCGAGGCGGCGAAGGGTGCCCTGCGTACGGCCCTCGACGAGGGCAGCTCCTTCCTGCGCACCCTGCAGAACATCCTCGACCTCTGGCGCATCAAGCAGTCCGAGCTGCCCGTCGAGGTGCAGGACGTGAACTTCCGCGAGCTCGTCGACGAGGCGATCTTCAGCGTCCAGGACTCACTGGGCGACAAGCCGATCCGCATCGAGACCGAGATCGTCGAGCCGTTCCCGCGCCTGCGCACCGACCTGGCGAAGCTCAACCAGGTCTTGTTCCTGCTGCTCGACAACGCGGCGAAGTTCACGCCCGAGGGCACGATCCAGATCCGCGGCCGCGTCGAAGACGACCGGCTCGAGATGACCATCGAAGACGACGGCATCGGCATCTGCCACGACGACCAGCCGTACATCTTCGACGAGTTCTACCAGGTGGACGAGCCGTCCTCGCAGAAGTATCCCGGTGCGGGCCTCGGCCTCACACTGGTCCGCGACCTGGTGACGCTGCTCGACGGCGAGGTCTCGCTGCAGAGCGACATCGGCCACGGCACGACCTTCACGGTCGAGATCCCGATCCAGACGGCCTAG
- the rpoZ gene encoding DNA-directed RNA polymerase subunit omega has product MARITVEDCIEKVPNRFHLVQMASIRTKQLKKGARSLVSSDENKEVVTSLREIAAGYIKPDYPSEEEAD; this is encoded by the coding sequence ATGGCTCGCATCACTGTCGAAGACTGCATCGAGAAGGTCCCGAACCGGTTCCACCTCGTGCAGATGGCCTCCATTCGCACCAAGCAGCTCAAGAAGGGGGCGCGTTCCCTGGTGAGCTCGGACGAGAACAAGGAAGTGGTGACCTCGCTGCGCGAGATCGCCGCGGGCTACATCAAGCCCGACTACCCGAGCGAGGAAGAGGCCGACTAG